Within Gambusia affinis linkage group LG01, SWU_Gaff_1.0, whole genome shotgun sequence, the genomic segment tattgttgttaggactgcgaagacccagacgtgtctcacacccccattgggatcctgaccatcattcctgaggacaggctggcctccactgactcactgcacctccagtcttcaagtactgccatcattttggaaggaagtcttgtcatgaatgatctttggaatcttccacatgccatgtgcttgctctttggacttatttattctctgaatttggagtaccctcaacaactgaagtacacctttgacttcatccacagggtgcttctgtcacttggacataaaaacattacttcacttcactacttcattatttactttatcaatgttatgataaatgttgggctctagtattgagaattgagtttttgtttcacaccagtcaacagaCATTTAatcagggattctcaaagttttaaagactgagggccatttgaaggattcaatattagattgaaggctaccctagaaaaaaagttgtcattttttccccctaaaaaaagtctatggaaaactttgtttccaggttagtgtgtatgtaaccacacttgagaaccttgtttttaagataaacttgtttaattatttaaaaaaaatttacattcaaactgttgtctgttggctcttcgttccaataacttaacacttttggttcatcttacttgaacatatcaaggcaattggtttcctgatattttgcaagtaatgtgaacgcttaaacgtgtaagcataacttatttttatgagtactgcttaattgacataactcacaatttgaagtagtcataattgacattttatagtcaactttactaatgattttgagttaacggcactaaagtttactgccattgcatgagttgtctgaatgaatattttacagttaacccaattaatgattttgagttaacggcactcaggtttactgcctttatctgagtggtctaaacatagttatttttagcaataacaccttaaaatgaattagctactttacttgaagattttgaggcaatcggtttcctaactttttttaagtaaagtgaacttattacattttacagtgcaggctgcaggtcacttcctgtttctgtggaGGGTTTGTGTTTCTGGGAGTTGTTCCCCCAGTATAGTTGGTGGTGTCTTATTTCAGAGATTAATGTTTGAGTCAAGATCTACAAACTGTTAGAAATAATAagataagaagaagaagacaagataaaaattttaatttcatccattcattttctgctgtttgtctgGGGTTGGGTCATGGGCAGAGCAGCCTCACTAGAGAGGCCTGGATTTCCCTCTGGCCAGCTTCTTGGGCCAGTTCCTCTGGGGGAATCCTGAGGCGTTCCCAAGTGAAACATAgaccctccagcgtgtcctgggtcttcctctgggTTTCCTCCCAGTGGGAAGTGCCTCAAGAGGGAGGCAGCCTCTTTCTTCTTGTTGAGGTGAGGaggccacctcaactggctcctcttgatgtggagaagcagcggctctactctgagtccctcccggatgactgaatTTCTCGCCCTACCTCTAAGGCAGAGCCCAGACGGAGAAAGCTCATTTTGGCCGTTTGTATCCGTGACCTCGTTCTTTTGGTCCTGACTCAAAGCTCGTGACcatataaatgaaatgaaaatttgGTTTACATAATCTGTCCGATGCCTCCCATATCTCAACATCATAAACCTTCatcataataatttaaaaaccaggctaaaataaaataaaatctgtttgatgGAAAATGGCACAACTACTTATTATTCAGTGTAATTCTTCTGAAGCAGATTGCTTTAATATtcggaaaacaaagaaaaacagtcacaGTTTATCTGCATTCTGATTGAAATTGAACCCTTTCTTACCTCAACATACTGGAAGCTCATTCCCACTATGAAGTTGGCAGACCAGTTGCAGAAACCAGCAACTGCAATGGCAGCAGGCCGGGGCCCCTGGCTGAAGAGCTCAGCTACGATGAACCACGGGATGGGGCCGGGGCCGATTTCAAAAAAGGCCACGAAGCTGAAGATGGCCACGATGCTGACATAGGACATCCACCTGAGCTGGTCCTTAGCAGCAAACCAGAATGAGGCGTGTTCATAttgtacaataaaaagtctCAGATGAACACAGTATCAAAGGACAGGAACACCTACCAACAGCGCCATGgcaacagttaaaaaaacagcagaaaccgCCATCCCCATCAAACCGATGAGATGAAGAGGTCGTCGGCCCACATGCTCCaccacaaacagctgcagcaaagAGACAAAATGCAGCACTGCAAAGTCTCCCAGAGTCTTTGCATCTCCTGCCCCTAACCTGGTTTTGTGTCAATAAACCAGATTTGATTGTGAGTAACTTACAGAAACAACAGTAAAGGCAGTGTTGACCAACCCAGCACCAATGGTGGCATACACAGGCTGTGAGACACCTGCTCGCTCAAAGATCCCAGTAGAGTAGTAAAACACCTGCCAAGGGTGACAATGATCCGAAACATAATGATACAGTTTGGTTCTCCAGACACAGCTGTTCAAAAGTCACCG encodes:
- the LOC122832668 gene encoding solute carrier family 2, facilitated glucose transporter member 4-like, giving the protein MKLRGTDEVSEDIQEMREESQKMMREKKVTIPELFRSPIYRQPILVAVMLQLSQQLSGINAVFYYSTGIFERAGVSQPVYATIGAGLVNTAFTVVSLFVVEHVGRRPLHLIGLMGMAVSAVFLTVAMALLDQLRWMSYVSIVAIFSFVAFFEIGPGPIPWFIVAELFSQGPRPAAIAVAGFCNWSANFIVGMSFQYVEQLLGPYVFIIFTVLLLGFFVFTYFKVPETKGRTFDEIAAGFRHSSGQGAEKYAAPEEFNTLKGDDPDL